The Tenrec ecaudatus isolate mTenEca1 chromosome 4, mTenEca1.hap1, whole genome shotgun sequence region CTAATGTGCTGCTTGTTCCCAAGGCTGTGCATCGTCAATGACGAGCTGTTTGTGCGGAATGCCAGCCCCGAAGAGATCCAAAGAGCTTTCGCcatgcctgcccccaccccttcctccagCCCAGTGCCCACCCTCTCCCCTGAGCAACAGGAAATGTTGCAAGCCTTCTCCACCCAGTCCGGCATGAACCTCGAGTGGTCCCAGAAGTGAGTACTGGGCCTGAGAGGCAGGGGGTAAACTGAGGTAGGGCTAGTGATGCCCAGGGGAGAACGTCAGAAATCTTGAAGGCTGGCTTTGTTGTTAAGATAAAGGCATCATGAGCCTAACACAAGAGCCCGAATGAAGTTCCTTCCACATGCTCCCACGCAACCCCATGCTCTCCCCCTAAAGCTCTCCCCCTAAAACTCGCACTTGGGTTTCCTCTTCACGTGTGCAAACTACCTCATGCcccaggcgggggtgggggggtgggggtgggggggctgtttGCGATCGCCTTTGCTACAGTGTGGCCTCCTCCCCACACCAGGTGCCTTCAGGACAACGAATGGGACTACAGCAGATCCGCACAGGTCTTCACTCAGCTCAAGGTAGGTGCCCGGTGGCAGGGGCGGCCTGTGGCCCTTGAAGGCCAGGTAGCAAGAGGTGGTCGGGCAGGCTGACCTCCCCTTTCCCTGCAGGCTGAAGGCAAGATCCCGGAAGTGGCGTTCATGAAGTGACTCCGTTCCCAGAAGCCTTCTGTAAATAGCCCTTGATGTCTTCGTCTGTCTCGCCAAGACTGGGGCCTGTCGCCTCCCGCCACCTGTGACTGTGACTGACTGACGGTGGAGGGGTGGCAGCCGCATCCCTCTCCTGCCTTCTGGAAGACTTCCGGGAGATTGAGCCTCAGTGGTGCCAGGAAGCCAAAGCTTACTTTGTAGAACTGACACTAAATTGCCCGAAGGACTTAGGTGCTTTGTGTATTGCCCCCAGACTTTTTAAGATAAATAAGTGCTACTGTATCCGTGTGCCCAGGCTGCAGTGctcgcttccttcctccctcccccaccgggggCGCTGCGCCGCCGCGGCCgaggggaaggggcggggcgTCGGCCGGAAGTCCCGCCCGGGAGGGCGGAGCCCAGCGGCCATGGCGGCGCCCGGGCGGCGAGGGGCCCTGTGGCTGCTCGCGCGCCGCGCCCTGTGCGCCGGCCCGGCCCGGGACGTGCTGCTGTTCGAGCACGAGCGCGGCCGCTTCCTCGCCGTCCTCGGGCTCTTCTGCGCCGGCCAGGGCGTCTTCTGGGCCTCGCTCGCGGTGGCCGCCGTGGCCCGCCCCCCGGCCGCCGAGACCCCGCAGACCCAGGGCCCGGGCCGCTCGGCGCTCCGCTCGGCGCTGTGGCGCTACGGCTTGGCCGCCGGCTGCGGCGCCGTGGGTAAGGGGCCGGCCGGGGACGCGGAGACCCGGGGGGGGGTCCTCGAGCGCCCTCCTCCTGGGGGGggcccgggggggggggctgccgcGAGCGCGCCTCACCCCGCCTGTGCTCTCCCTGCAGGGACCCTGGTGCTTGGCGCTGGCCTCCTCTTCTCGGTGCGCTCCGTGCGCTCCGTGGTGCTGCGGGCCGGCGGCCGGCAGGTGACCCTCACCACGCACGCCCCCTTTGGCTTGGGGGCCCACTTCACGGTTCCCCTGAACCAGGTCTCCTGCATGGCCCATCGGGGTGAAGTCCCTGCCATGTTGCCCCTGAAGGTCAAAGGTCGGCGCTTCTATTTCCTCTTAGACAAAGCCGGATACTTCCCCAACACAAAGCTCTTTGACAATACTGTGGGTGCCTACCGGAACTTGTAAGGGCCACCCACGCACGCCTGGTCCGGGAGACGAGCGGGACGGCAGGGATGGGTGAACAGCTGGGGTCACGCAAAGGTACCAGAGATCCTGGGCAGAAAATAAAGGCATGAGCCTCGCAGGTTCTCCCAAAGAGGAGGCTGGCGGTACCCAAGTTTTCATCCCTGTCTGTCGCCATCACACCATCCTTCCTGCCCCCCGAGCGGTTATCACCAGCAAGTGGGCACGACCACGACGGAAGAAAAAGTCCTATATTGTGGTACACAAACGGCCAAGGGCAAAGAGGTATCTGCTTCCCTCCGGAGGAACCCAGGCTCCTGGCACAGTGCGGGTGAGGGGAAAGCAAAGCGGACGAGAGGCGCTTGGGTCCTGGGTCTTCACCGGCAAGGAGTGCCAGTCACACTTCAGGAGTGAGGAAGGTGACTCCCAAAGAGAGCGTCCGTCTCAGAGCTCCACTCGGGGTCCCCCTTCTCCAGAGGCCGGAATGGGGTGGCTTCCAGCTTCCACTGCAGGCCTTGGAGCACCAGGACCACACACCACAGCACCAGGTTCACCCAAGAGGagacctggggggagggggggggaagggggtaaAACGTGGGGAGTGAGGAGCGAAGGCCCCTCCCACCAGCCCTTCCCACCACCCATCCACTGCAGTGCCTGGTAAGCTAGCATCCTTTCAGCTCGCTTAGGGCGGTCTCCATCCCCACTAGGGCTTTCATGTCCCAGGGTCTCACTTCAGCATTATGTAGATTGGAGTAAAACTGCAAGGCGGTTCCAGGGGGTGTCCATGAGATTTTCTGGGCTTCCTGGCAGCTGTGAGGCCAAAGAGTCAGTTAATAAGAAAgggaagggcagggggaaggatgagtttaTAGGCCCCTAAGCAATGGAAGTACATGCTAcagcactgcccctgcccctccgcCCCTGCATAGGAGAGGCGGCGGGGAGTCCCGGGCAGGATGCCCACACCCCACCTCCTGTTACCTAGCTACAATCTTCAGGGAGACAATGGAGTTGCAAAGAGAACTGGTGCCAAACCGGAGAATACAAGCCGACACCAAGATCAGGAAGATGGCCACGACTGAGAAGGCCAATGAGAAGCGGAGCCCCATGCGGCCTCTGGGGAagaggggttggggggagagggCATGGGGTTGAGATGGGCCTCTTCCCACCTCACTCACCCCACCCCTCAGAGCGAGCCAGTCACCTGCGGGAGTCCTCGATGCAGCTGCTGTAGACCCAGAAGAGCAGAAGCAGGAGGCAGTAGAGGGCCAGGAGGCCAGAGGCCCCTGCCACAAAGTAACAGAGGGATGGGGCCGAAGGATGCGCTAAGGCCAACGAGGAGCCATTCTGGGTGGCCACGCCGTACAGGGGGCAGCT contains the following coding sequences:
- the TMEM223 gene encoding transmembrane protein 223; the encoded protein is MAAPGRRGALWLLARRALCAGPARDVLLFEHERGRFLAVLGLFCAGQGVFWASLAVAAVARPPAAETPQTQGPGRSALRSALWRYGLAAGCGAVGTLVLGAGLLFSVRSVRSVVLRAGGRQVTLTTHAPFGLGAHFTVPLNQVSCMAHRGEVPAMLPLKVKGRRFYFLLDKAGYFPNTKLFDNTVGAYRNL
- the TMEM179B gene encoding transmembrane protein 179B isoform X1; translation: MALSWPQRAELALFAAAFLCGAVAAAALTRTQGSFGGSCPLYGVATQNGSSLALAHPSAPSLCYFVAGASGLLALYCLLLLLFWVYSSCIEDSRRGRMGLRFSLAFSVVAIFLILVSACILRFGTSSLCNSIVSLKIVASCQEAQKISWTPPGTALQFYSNLHNAEVSSWVNLVLWCVVLVLQGLQWKLEATPFRPLEKGDPEWSSETDALFGSHLPHS
- the TMEM179B gene encoding transmembrane protein 179B isoform X2: MALSWPQRAELALFAAAFLCGAVAAAALTRTQGSFGGSCPLYGVATQNGSSLALAHPSAPSLCYFVAGASGLLALYCLLLLLFWVYSSCIEDSRRGRMGLRFSLAFSVVAIFLILVSACILRFGTSSLCNSIVSLKIVASCQEAQKISWTPPGTALQFYSNLHNAEVRPWDMKALVGMETALSELKGC